From Psychrobacillus sp. FSL K6-2836, a single genomic window includes:
- a CDS encoding FMN-dependent NADH-azoreductase, with the protein MNILVVKANNRPSAEGISSRMYDTFMENLEGANVTTYDVFAEDMPFIGQDLFNAFGKLSDGLELTELEARLIAAKQKAMDAITAADVVVFAFPLWNLTIPAPLQVFIDYIYQAGFSFKYDENGQAVQLLTDKKAVILNARGGIYSSPEAAPMEMAVNYMKNVLGGVFGMQIVDEVIIEGHNAMPAQADAIVAEGLEKVKAAAAKLSKQLV; encoded by the coding sequence GTGAATATTTTAGTAGTTAAAGCAAACAACCGCCCTTCTGCAGAAGGTATTTCTAGCAGAATGTACGATACATTTATGGAAAATTTAGAAGGTGCAAACGTAACAACTTATGATGTGTTTGCAGAAGACATGCCTTTTATCGGACAAGACCTTTTTAATGCATTCGGTAAATTATCAGATGGATTAGAGTTAACAGAATTAGAAGCTCGTTTAATCGCTGCTAAACAAAAAGCAATGGACGCTATAACTGCTGCTGATGTAGTAGTATTTGCATTCCCGTTATGGAACTTAACGATTCCAGCACCATTACAAGTATTTATCGACTATATTTACCAAGCTGGCTTCTCTTTCAAATATGATGAAAATGGTCAAGCAGTACAATTATTAACTGACAAAAAAGCAGTTATCTTAAATGCTCGTGGTGGTATTTATTCTTCACCAGAAGCAGCACCAATGGAAATGGCAGTTAACTACATGAAAAATGTATTAGGTGGCGTTTTCGGTATGCAAATCGTAGATGAAGTAATAATCGAAGGACATAATGCGATGCCTGCACAAGCAGATGCAATCGTTGCAGAAGGTTTAGAAAAAGTTAAAGCTGCTGCTGCAAAACTTTCTAAACAATTAGTATAA
- a CDS encoding thiamine pyrophosphate-binding protein, with protein MGKTVAEVILDQLSHYGVKRIYGVTGDTIIGLLDALAKQDKIEFIAVKHESVAAFMASAEAKLTGKLAVCTSTMGPGATNLLNGLGDAYADKAPVLALTGQAPLNKIGTDFQQYVDQQELFKPFASYSANLASEDAVVELLQKATQISLQQRAVTHISIPKDLFEKETQVKARPLPKVIEGAETFQRDDLTEVATLMKTAKLPMILAGAGAQKATEAIVSLSKIWGAGIITSFGGKGLFEEATPYLLQGIGEGGNPHTSEVFKEADVILLAGVSWWPEGYVPKKARIIQIDTHIESATSGIPVELAIKGKTEQVVPLLQEFIDGYEPNNEWLNRIEQIKTKWANENEQEGENNDYPLHPSRIVRALERSVAEDAILAIDTGDVTVWMNRNFRQSKQTMLFSGYWRSMGFGLPAAIAAKMEKPDKQVVAIVGDGGLEMVLADLLTATRYNLDITVFVFNNGSLQMESDKIQAAGLKEVGTKLTNPDFVKVAEACGWTAFGVEVEEELESTIQNAIGTGGPTLVNILTAQAFFPETE; from the coding sequence ATGGGAAAAACAGTTGCTGAAGTAATATTGGATCAGCTGTCTCACTATGGAGTTAAGCGTATTTATGGTGTCACGGGAGATACAATCATTGGACTATTGGATGCATTAGCTAAACAGGATAAGATTGAATTTATTGCAGTGAAACATGAATCAGTTGCAGCATTTATGGCTTCTGCTGAGGCAAAGCTGACCGGAAAACTTGCTGTTTGTACGTCTACGATGGGTCCAGGAGCAACGAACCTTCTCAACGGGTTAGGAGATGCCTATGCGGATAAGGCACCGGTACTAGCACTGACAGGTCAAGCACCATTAAATAAAATTGGAACAGACTTTCAGCAATATGTAGACCAGCAAGAGCTTTTTAAGCCATTTGCTAGTTACTCGGCAAATTTAGCAAGTGAAGATGCAGTTGTTGAATTACTACAAAAAGCTACTCAAATTTCATTGCAACAACGTGCTGTTACGCATATATCTATTCCAAAGGATTTATTTGAAAAAGAAACTCAGGTAAAGGCTCGACCGCTTCCTAAAGTAATCGAGGGAGCAGAGACGTTCCAAAGGGATGATTTGACAGAAGTAGCTACCCTGATGAAAACGGCAAAGCTCCCAATGATTTTAGCTGGTGCAGGAGCTCAGAAAGCTACGGAGGCAATCGTGAGTTTATCTAAGATATGGGGAGCTGGTATTATTACGAGCTTCGGTGGGAAAGGGCTTTTTGAGGAAGCAACACCGTATCTTCTCCAAGGAATTGGTGAAGGAGGAAATCCACATACTTCAGAAGTTTTTAAAGAGGCCGATGTTATACTTCTTGCAGGTGTATCCTGGTGGCCGGAAGGTTATGTTCCTAAAAAGGCTAGAATTATTCAAATTGATACACATATAGAAAGTGCTACAAGTGGTATTCCTGTAGAACTAGCTATTAAAGGCAAAACAGAGCAAGTCGTTCCACTACTACAGGAATTTATCGATGGATATGAGCCGAATAACGAATGGCTTAATCGTATCGAACAAATAAAAACAAAATGGGCCAATGAGAACGAACAGGAAGGGGAAAATAACGATTACCCACTACATCCTTCACGTATTGTTCGAGCGTTAGAGAGATCAGTTGCGGAAGACGCCATACTAGCAATAGATACCGGAGATGTAACGGTATGGATGAATCGTAATTTCCGTCAAAGCAAGCAAACCATGCTGTTTTCTGGTTATTGGCGCTCTATGGGGTTTGGGTTACCAGCAGCAATCGCAGCTAAAATGGAGAAACCAGATAAACAAGTCGTTGCTATCGTTGGAGATGGTGGTCTCGAAATGGTGCTTGCAGACCTTTTGACTGCCACTCGTTACAATTTAGATATTACAGTTTTTGTGTTTAATAATGGCTCTTTACAAATGGAAAGCGACAAAATTCAAGCTGCAGGTTTAAAGGAAGTAGGAACTAAACTAACAAATCCTGATTTTGTAAAGGTAGCAGAGGCATGTGGTTGGACAGCATTTGGAGTCGAAGTAGAGGAAGAGTTAGAATCTACTATCCAAAACGCAATTGGAACAGGGGGACCAACTTTAGTTAATATACTAACTGCTCAAGCGTTCTTTCCAGAAACGGAATAA
- a CDS encoding zinc ribbon domain-containing protein YjdM — MEALPNCPKCNSAYTYEDGSNLVCPECAHEWSQQALSDSNEEQQIVKDSNGNVLNDGDAVTVIKDLKVKGSSSTLKQGTKVKSIRLVEGDHNIDCKIDGFGAMKLKSEFVKKI; from the coding sequence ATGGAGGCATTACCAAATTGTCCAAAATGTAATTCAGCATATACATATGAAGATGGAAGTAACCTTGTCTGTCCAGAATGTGCACACGAATGGTCACAGCAGGCATTAAGTGATAGTAATGAGGAACAACAAATTGTAAAAGACTCAAATGGAAATGTCTTAAATGACGGAGATGCAGTAACGGTCATTAAAGATTTAAAGGTAAAAGGAAGTTCTTCTACGTTAAAACAAGGTACTAAAGTAAAAAGCATCCGTTTAGTAGAAGGAGATCATAACATCGACTGCAAAATTGATGGGTTCGGTGCGATGAAACTAAAATCGGAATTCGTGAAAAAGATTTAA
- a CDS encoding DUF3817 domain-containing protein — protein sequence MIKTTLGQLRIAGILDGISLVILLFIAMPLKYWMDIPMAVTIAGSVHGFIFVAYVLVILYAQIRLRWNIIWSMLALAVAFIPFGNFLYDWQLKKMEPRFQN from the coding sequence ATGATTAAAACAACACTTGGACAATTAAGGATCGCAGGCATTTTAGATGGTATATCCCTAGTAATCCTTCTATTTATAGCAATGCCACTTAAGTATTGGATGGATATACCAATGGCAGTTACGATTGCTGGCTCTGTCCATGGTTTTATCTTTGTGGCGTATGTGCTTGTTATTTTATATGCACAAATACGATTAAGATGGAATATTATTTGGTCTATGTTAGCTTTAGCAGTAGCATTTATTCCTTTCGGCAATTTTCTCTATGACTGGCAATTAAAAAAGATGGAACCGCGTTTCCAAAACTAA
- a CDS encoding ABC transporter substrate-binding protein has translation MTHEVTDHLGRKAVLPKSPKRIVSICPAITETLFSLGLEKKIVGRTKYCIFPKDIVDQVPIVGGTKEVILEKVKELQPDLILAEKEENTEEMVLELEKIAPVFVLEVKSIQDAYRFITTLGEVTKTEDAASLLLASSQKSFQTIESKKNGKAAYVIWRKPYMVVGGSTYINDVLNTMGFQNPFTNEESRYPAVTKEQLANAQLDKLLLASEPFPFKEKHLAEFQAFLPHTEIILVDGEMFWYGSRMLVAGEYLAKISE, from the coding sequence ATGACACACGAAGTAACGGATCACCTTGGTAGAAAAGCAGTTCTTCCTAAGTCGCCTAAACGTATTGTTTCCATATGCCCCGCTATTACAGAAACACTTTTCTCTCTAGGCTTGGAGAAGAAAATTGTAGGGAGGACGAAATATTGTATCTTTCCTAAAGACATAGTTGACCAAGTACCGATTGTTGGTGGAACAAAAGAGGTCATTCTTGAAAAAGTAAAAGAGCTTCAACCAGATCTCATCCTGGCAGAGAAAGAGGAAAATACGGAAGAAATGGTACTGGAGCTTGAAAAAATAGCACCCGTTTTTGTATTAGAGGTAAAATCCATACAAGATGCATATAGATTTATCACTACACTAGGTGAGGTTACTAAAACTGAAGATGCTGCAAGCCTTCTTTTAGCTTCCTCCCAAAAATCTTTTCAAACTATTGAAAGTAAAAAGAATGGAAAAGCTGCATATGTTATTTGGCGAAAACCTTATATGGTTGTAGGTGGTTCTACTTATATAAATGATGTGCTAAATACAATGGGCTTTCAAAACCCTTTCACAAATGAAGAGTCAAGATATCCTGCGGTGACAAAAGAGCAGCTTGCAAATGCCCAGCTCGATAAACTGTTACTTGCCTCTGAACCATTTCCGTTTAAAGAAAAGCATCTAGCTGAGTTCCAAGCATTTCTCCCTCATACGGAAATAATTTTAGTTGATGGCGAAATGTTTTGGTACGGCTCCAGAATGCTAGTGGCTGGAGAGTATTTAGCTAAAATTAGTGAGTAA
- a CDS encoding potassium channel family protein, giving the protein MLSFVLTVKRFLEALVKSFKNPMFLSLFTTLFLIILSGTLFYTKKEGWGVLDAIYFCVVSLIPTGVNTNLSPTTDLGKIFTMLYLVVGTGVMFITLLTLGKTMINTNALEERKTERQKKLNEDKKKK; this is encoded by the coding sequence ATGTTGTCCTTTGTGTTAACTGTAAAAAGATTTCTAGAAGCTTTAGTGAAGTCTTTTAAAAATCCTATGTTCTTGTCTCTCTTTACTACTTTATTTCTTATAATTCTTTCTGGTACCCTCTTCTACACGAAAAAAGAAGGATGGGGTGTCCTAGACGCCATATACTTCTGCGTTGTAAGTCTAATCCCAACTGGTGTGAATACAAACTTATCACCTACCACCGATTTAGGTAAAATATTCACAATGCTTTACCTGGTTGTAGGTACAGGAGTGATGTTTATTACATTACTCACTTTAGGGAAAACAATGATCAATACAAATGCTTTAGAAGAAAGAAAAACAGAGAGACAAAAGAAATTGAATGAGGACAAGAAGAAAAAATAA
- a CDS encoding GNAT family N-acetyltransferase: MYQDKELVIRPIKHEDLTRLWELMCKDEKPEWKKWDAPYYEYKSVPYDKFMEKADSYIDREDFWGIEVDGVLRGIVSYYWEHEPSRWLEMGIGFHEAGSWGKGLGTRALSLWMNHLFTTLPLVRVGYTTWSGNQRMIRVGEKLGMTMEARIRKVRYYNGHYYDSIRMGILREEWESFTHNS; the protein is encoded by the coding sequence TTGTATCAAGACAAAGAATTAGTTATCAGACCTATTAAACACGAAGATTTAACTCGACTATGGGAATTAATGTGCAAGGATGAAAAGCCAGAGTGGAAAAAGTGGGATGCCCCCTACTATGAATATAAATCAGTACCATATGACAAATTTATGGAGAAGGCTGATTCATATATTGATCGTGAAGACTTCTGGGGAATCGAAGTAGATGGTGTGCTAAGAGGAATTGTTTCTTATTATTGGGAGCATGAACCTTCCAGATGGTTGGAAATGGGCATTGGATTTCATGAAGCTGGTAGCTGGGGAAAAGGTTTAGGTACCCGCGCACTAAGCCTTTGGATGAATCACTTATTTACTACTTTACCTCTTGTTCGAGTTGGATATACAACTTGGTCAGGTAACCAGCGGATGATCCGGGTTGGCGAAAAACTGGGAATGACGATGGAAGCACGTATCCGTAAAGTACGTTATTATAATGGGCATTACTATGATTCGATTCGGATGGGGATATTACGAGAAGAATGGGAAAGCTTTACACACAACAGTTAA
- a CDS encoding histidine phosphatase family protein, with protein MTIYLIRHCKATGQEPLAGLTNEGKENALELVPILEKFRIDHIISSPYKRALQTIKPFSESKRIPIIIDENLQERVLSSDPMEDWLEQLERTFIERDLIFLGGESSNHALTRIRKVLDEVFENEQMEHVAIVSHGNILSLLINHYDPTFGFAQWQQMKNPDIFALEQDNGMISINRMEQ; from the coding sequence ATGACTATTTATCTAATCAGGCATTGTAAAGCAACAGGACAAGAGCCATTGGCGGGGTTAACTAACGAAGGAAAAGAAAATGCTTTAGAGCTGGTTCCTATTTTAGAGAAATTTCGCATCGACCATATTATTTCCAGTCCATATAAAAGAGCGCTGCAAACAATTAAGCCATTTTCGGAAAGTAAAAGAATCCCTATTATAATAGATGAAAATTTACAAGAACGGGTGCTTAGTTCTGATCCTATGGAGGATTGGTTAGAACAACTGGAAAGAACATTTATAGAGAGAGATTTAATATTTTTAGGTGGAGAGTCTAGTAATCACGCATTAACACGTATAAGAAAAGTGTTGGATGAGGTTTTCGAAAATGAGCAAATGGAGCACGTTGCAATCGTTTCTCATGGAAATATATTGTCCTTGCTCATTAATCACTATGATCCAACGTTTGGATTTGCTCAATGGCAACAGATGAAAAACCCAGATATTTTTGCGCTAGAGCAAGATAATGGCATGATAAGTATAAACAGAATGGAACAATAA
- a CDS encoding YiaA/YiaB family inner membrane protein — protein sequence MNQKKYRRRNTMAFTVLAYFTLFAGVFMFSIGLYNADNLQLNEKGYYIAVMILVAVGAILTQKVTRDNAEDNDIIAEQEQERQMSGNRIPPSTKEL from the coding sequence ATGAATCAAAAAAAGTACCGCAGAAGAAATACGATGGCGTTTACGGTACTCGCTTACTTTACGTTATTTGCCGGTGTGTTCATGTTCAGCATTGGTCTTTATAATGCAGACAATTTGCAGCTAAATGAAAAAGGATATTATATTGCAGTCATGATTTTAGTCGCAGTTGGAGCAATCCTTACCCAAAAAGTTACACGAGATAACGCTGAGGATAACGATATTATTGCTGAGCAAGAACAAGAACGACAAATGAGCGGTAACCGAATTCCACCTAGCACGAAAGAATTATAA
- a CDS encoding GNAT family N-acetyltransferase: protein MEYKDKPIGYIQYYRTPKDQLEMYGYSVEESIYGIDQFIGETELWGKGIGTQMISGLLGCLSSKNGVSKVVLDVKSTNLQAIKCYEKCGFRIVKSLEDDHFLMEWMIS, encoded by the coding sequence GTGGAATATAAAGATAAACCGATAGGCTATATACAATATTATAGAACCCCTAAAGATCAATTGGAAATGTACGGTTATTCGGTGGAAGAGTCTATCTATGGAATTGACCAATTTATCGGAGAAACAGAATTATGGGGTAAAGGGATAGGAACTCAGATGATTAGTGGTTTGTTAGGGTGCTTGAGTTCGAAGAATGGTGTTTCTAAGGTGGTTCTAGATGTTAAAAGTACAAATTTACAGGCTATAAAATGCTACGAAAAATGTGGTTTTCGAATTGTGAAAAGTTTAGAAGATGATCACTTTTTAATGGAATGGATGATATCTTGA
- a CDS encoding tetratricopeptide repeat protein, producing MDDILKIDDLKKEFLSLQSFIYFDENDFLREKCSDEVALQKVIRDFEKAIFEGTNRSQTEELIFLYGTIGNLYRIKGEMKPAIEVLSKAVELSEGNKQISNLIRLGEALKYADQYQQALSIFNAVINQCKQEHSQLLDFAYQHKGKCLLELEEISEAYECFQKAMDLRVRKGDESLIDSTQKALNFVKHHGGLE from the coding sequence ATGGATGATATCTTGAAAATAGATGATTTAAAAAAAGAGTTCTTGTCGCTACAGTCATTCATTTATTTTGACGAAAATGATTTTCTGCGGGAAAAATGCTCCGATGAGGTTGCATTACAAAAGGTAATAAGGGATTTTGAGAAAGCAATTTTCGAAGGTACCAATCGATCTCAAACAGAGGAGTTAATATTTCTATATGGCACTATAGGAAACTTGTATCGTATAAAAGGAGAAATGAAACCTGCGATTGAAGTACTGTCTAAAGCAGTTGAATTAAGTGAAGGGAATAAACAGATAAGTAATCTGATTCGCCTGGGAGAAGCGTTGAAATATGCAGACCAATACCAGCAGGCTCTGAGTATATTTAATGCTGTGATAAATCAATGTAAGCAGGAACATTCACAGCTTTTAGACTTTGCTTATCAGCACAAAGGGAAATGTCTATTAGAGCTAGAAGAAATAAGTGAGGCGTATGAGTGTTTCCAAAAAGCAATGGATCTAAGAGTACGAAAAGGAGATGAATCACTTATCGATTCAACACAAAAGGCATTAAATTTTGTTAAACATCATGGGGGATTAGAATGA
- a CDS encoding GNAT family N-acetyltransferase, which translates to MNLNILEHSEIQTLTSRLNAIQSIQGNPMGVHQLVKGITHAFAVKHIPGPAFNTVRGLNEQDLLHIEEIFRFYENLSINFRVEIAPPNSSELLFRKLAELGLYQSGFHASFIGEIKDLKRSIPPSLEIRSLKKDEFDLFASIYVAAFGLLAFIQDGIKQNNEVLFEVPGWEFYVAYKQEVPVGIAVLYVQGELATLAAAATLPSYRNMGVQSELLQKRIEIAMEKGARYITSEAAYGSGSHRNMKRAGLKLAYTKAIWSKF; encoded by the coding sequence ATGAACTTAAATATACTAGAGCATTCAGAAATACAAACTTTAACCTCTAGATTAAATGCAATTCAATCAATCCAGGGGAATCCTATGGGGGTCCACCAGTTAGTAAAAGGCATAACCCATGCTTTTGCTGTTAAACATATTCCAGGTCCAGCCTTTAATACGGTTCGAGGATTGAATGAACAAGATCTCTTACATATAGAAGAAATCTTTCGTTTCTATGAGAATCTTTCGATTAATTTTCGTGTCGAGATTGCTCCTCCGAACAGTTCCGAACTGTTATTTAGAAAACTAGCTGAGCTGGGGTTGTATCAGTCTGGCTTTCATGCATCTTTTATAGGAGAAATTAAAGACCTAAAGAGGAGCATACCGCCCTCTCTAGAAATTCGGTCTCTAAAGAAAGATGAATTTGATTTATTTGCTTCGATTTACGTAGCTGCATTCGGGCTTCTCGCTTTTATTCAAGATGGGATCAAGCAAAACAATGAAGTTCTATTTGAAGTTCCGGGCTGGGAATTTTACGTTGCATATAAGCAAGAGGTTCCAGTCGGAATTGCGGTTCTATATGTGCAAGGAGAACTCGCAACTTTAGCGGCGGCTGCAACTTTACCCAGTTATCGGAATATGGGAGTACAGTCTGAATTGCTTCAAAAGCGGATTGAAATAGCAATGGAAAAAGGAGCACGGTATATAACTAGTGAGGCTGCATACGGAAGTGGAAGTCATCGAAATATGAAACGAGCAGGACTTAAACTTGCCTATACAAAAGCAATATGGAGCAAATTTTAA
- a CDS encoding cytoplasmic protein, with product MFYRRKFYIVKEVFVENFNRLFNEINLPNQLKNGSRLVGRWMLDAKENNVEVFAIWEYDSYEDYVRIESNIRCDQEHVARVKNWYDEHGGKEYVQQTFFVEVKNEALSCTVNIG from the coding sequence ATGTTTTATAGAAGAAAGTTTTATATTGTAAAAGAGGTTTTTGTGGAAAACTTTAATAGACTTTTCAATGAAATTAATTTACCAAATCAGCTAAAGAACGGTTCTCGATTAGTTGGAAGATGGATGCTTGATGCAAAAGAAAATAATGTGGAAGTATTTGCTATATGGGAATACGATAGCTACGAGGATTATGTGAGAATTGAGTCCAACATAAGATGCGACCAAGAACATGTAGCCCGTGTGAAAAATTGGTATGACGAGCATGGTGGAAAAGAGTATGTACAACAAACATTCTTTGTAGAAGTTAAAAATGAAGCTTTAAGTTGTACAGTCAATATAGGTTAG
- a CDS encoding isochorismatase family protein, whose protein sequence is MKQALLIIDAQQELIEGNDQEGSVFQKEQLIENINLVITKATESEALVVFVRDTDVAEGKGEGFQVHRDITIPTDSKTFDKAATNSFYGTGLKEFLEDQDVKHVVIMGCKTEHCIDTAVRTATVSQLDVTLVGDGHSTTGSSVLTAEQIINHHNIILHGHYNVDNFSMVRNTAEDLFQPEHDTHR, encoded by the coding sequence ATGAAACAAGCATTATTAATCATTGATGCACAACAGGAGTTAATAGAAGGGAATGACCAGGAGGGGAGTGTATTTCAAAAAGAACAGCTAATTGAAAATATTAATTTAGTAATTACAAAAGCTACTGAATCAGAAGCTTTGGTAGTTTTTGTTAGGGATACAGATGTGGCAGAAGGAAAAGGTGAAGGGTTCCAGGTACACAGGGATATTACTATACCAACAGACTCAAAGACATTCGATAAAGCTGCAACTAACTCATTTTATGGAACAGGTTTAAAAGAATTTTTAGAGGATCAGGATGTTAAGCATGTAGTTATTATGGGCTGCAAAACGGAGCATTGCATAGATACGGCAGTACGCACTGCAACCGTATCACAATTGGATGTAACGTTAGTTGGAGATGGACATTCAACAACAGGTTCATCAGTTCTTACAGCAGAGCAAATCATTAATCACCATAATATAATACTACATGGACATTATAATGTAGATAATTTTTCAATGGTTAGAAATACTGCCGAGGATTTGTTTCAGCCAGAACATGATACGCATCGATAA
- a CDS encoding RNA polymerase sigma factor: MRPLVEKTPNELNEEFELAIKPFMHSLRKYCLSLTRTKWDGEDLMQETIEKAYISWMKMPKQMTKSYLFRIASNAWIDKHRKRKIDENLHQDMSNYNYQEGPSEELFTKIYALLHELSAKQRIVVLLIMGFGYSSKETASLLSVSEGSIKAALNRARKNARRRYNESFQYDVEDETTMSYLQAWSSGDPNAVIRVYQNNQQQPYMRSGKRAPVSKSHSIVQSYVQGNSSYVLISFLQKNGEVLIVPFYQPEVARLLSQFTFWKEEELLAIA, encoded by the coding sequence ATGCGGCCGCTTGTTGAAAAAACTCCGAATGAATTGAATGAGGAATTTGAGCTGGCTATTAAGCCTTTTATGCACAGTTTAAGAAAGTATTGTTTATCCCTAACGCGTACTAAATGGGATGGAGAAGACTTAATGCAGGAGACGATAGAAAAAGCATATATTAGCTGGATGAAAATGCCTAAGCAAATGACAAAGTCCTATTTGTTTCGAATAGCCTCCAATGCTTGGATCGACAAACATCGTAAACGAAAAATAGATGAAAATCTGCACCAAGACATGTCCAATTATAACTATCAAGAGGGACCTTCAGAAGAGTTATTTACAAAAATCTATGCATTACTACATGAACTGTCTGCAAAACAAAGGATAGTGGTATTACTTATCATGGGTTTTGGCTACTCATCGAAAGAAACTGCGAGCTTACTTTCGGTTAGTGAAGGTTCTATTAAAGCTGCTCTTAATAGGGCTAGGAAAAATGCAAGGCGAAGATACAATGAATCCTTTCAATATGATGTTGAAGACGAAACGACTATGTCTTATTTACAGGCATGGAGCAGTGGCGATCCGAATGCCGTTATTCGTGTTTACCAGAATAATCAGCAACAACCGTATATGCGAAGCGGAAAAAGAGCTCCTGTTTCCAAAAGCCACTCTATCGTTCAGTCTTACGTACAGGGTAACTCTTCTTATGTGCTAATCTCATTCCTACAGAAAAATGGCGAAGTGCTAATTGTTCCGTTCTATCAACCAGAAGTAGCTAGGTTATTATCTCAGTTTACTTTTTGGAAAGAAGAGGAGCTTTTAGCTATAGCATAG
- the clpP gene encoding ATP-dependent Clp endopeptidase proteolytic subunit ClpP, whose amino-acid sequence MSNLIPYVVEQTGHGERSYDIYSRLLKDRIIFLGSEINDVVANNIVAQLLFLEADDPEKDISLYINSPGGSVSSGFAIYDTMQIIKPDVRTICTGMAASFGATILVAGAKGKRFALPNSEIMIHQPLGGAQGQASDIEISARRILLMKERINRIFSERTGQSVEKIAKDSDRDYFMTAEEAMSYGIIDQIV is encoded by the coding sequence ATGTCTAATCTTATTCCATATGTTGTAGAGCAAACAGGACATGGAGAGCGTTCTTATGATATTTATTCGAGACTATTGAAGGATCGCATTATTTTCCTTGGATCCGAAATCAATGACGTCGTTGCAAATAATATCGTGGCTCAGCTGTTATTTTTAGAAGCAGATGATCCCGAAAAGGATATTTCTTTATATATCAATAGTCCAGGAGGTTCGGTAAGTTCCGGATTTGCGATTTATGATACGATGCAAATCATTAAACCAGATGTCCGTACGATTTGTACGGGAATGGCTGCCTCGTTTGGTGCAACCATATTAGTTGCAGGTGCAAAAGGTAAACGTTTTGCCTTGCCAAACAGTGAAATTATGATCCATCAACCACTCGGAGGAGCACAAGGCCAAGCGAGTGATATTGAAATCAGTGCTAGACGTATACTTCTGATGAAAGAAAGGATTAATCGTATTTTTTCAGAACGAACAGGTCAAAGCGTTGAAAAAATAGCCAAAGACTCCGATCGTGATTATTTCATGACAGCAGAAGAAGCAATGAGTTACGGCATTATCGATCAAATTGTATAA
- a CDS encoding CPBP family intramembrane glutamic endopeptidase — translation MKEFSFKSMYWSWKELVLLLLITFLFVPIVMENLLQEALYVLFEDSLYAGTLTGLFMAIIFTVGVSVIALRPHNLSWRAVGFNNFQTSYWKSIVFWTGFLIVISLVIVILMELLGGTTENTKTESLQNNMGIWSIIIAFVSAAIISPVYEEIFYRGFLYRWFRVKWGVQAGILLSSFVFTLVHIPTYNALPINFLSGAIFSWTYEKTKSIYPGMIIHAVFNGIAVVLTAIG, via the coding sequence ATGAAAGAATTTTCTTTTAAATCGATGTATTGGTCTTGGAAAGAACTCGTACTACTGTTATTGATCACCTTCCTATTTGTCCCTATTGTTATGGAGAACCTGTTACAGGAAGCTTTATACGTTTTGTTTGAAGACAGTCTTTATGCAGGCACGTTAACAGGACTTTTTATGGCTATAATTTTTACTGTAGGAGTTTCTGTCATTGCATTGAGACCACATAACCTCTCATGGCGAGCTGTCGGCTTCAACAATTTCCAAACCTCATATTGGAAGTCTATTGTATTTTGGACTGGATTTTTAATAGTAATTAGTTTAGTAATCGTTATTTTAATGGAGCTCCTTGGTGGGACTACAGAAAATACAAAGACAGAAAGCCTACAAAATAATATGGGAATCTGGTCAATTATCATCGCTTTCGTCTCAGCTGCTATCATTTCTCCTGTTTATGAGGAGATTTTCTATCGAGGCTTTCTTTATAGATGGTTTAGAGTCAAGTGGGGGGTGCAAGCTGGGATATTACTAAGTTCTTTTGTATTCACACTTGTACATATTCCTACCTATAATGCCTTGCCAATCAATTTCCTTTCAGGTGCTATATTTTCTTGGACGTATGAAAAAACTAAATCTATATATCCTGGAATGATTATACACGCTGTCTTTAATGGCATTGCTGTAGTCTTAACTGCCATAGGTTAA